One window from the genome of Leptospira levettii encodes:
- a CDS encoding ornithine carbamoyltransferase produces the protein MSQVKHLISWQDWSDGEIQELLDFAVYVKKNRVYFSGHMSGRSLAMLFQKTSTRTRVSFEAGMTELGGHAIFLDWMASNFLLSDIDFEGRYLSSNVAIIMARLKKHEDLLVLKSGSTVPVINGCCNLFHPCQSLADILTIVMDSPNDWKKKTLCYIGVHNNVANSLVEITAALGIHLILVTPIASKESIVTNAIERAQKKGTVSWEMDVKKAVSNADYVYTDTWVDMEFFNDPKFQKEKEERIQMMMPYQVNAELMKHTKAKVMHDMPIHAGYEITRDMVESDRSIIFTQAENRLDAQKAVILKLLENHN, from the coding sequence ATGTCCCAAGTGAAACATTTGATATCCTGGCAAGATTGGTCCGATGGAGAAATCCAGGAACTCCTCGACTTTGCAGTGTATGTAAAGAAAAATCGGGTGTACTTTTCAGGTCATATGTCTGGTCGTTCTCTCGCAATGTTGTTCCAGAAAACTTCTACGAGAACGAGGGTCTCTTTCGAAGCTGGCATGACTGAACTTGGTGGACATGCAATATTCTTAGATTGGATGGCATCGAATTTTTTACTTTCCGATATTGATTTTGAAGGAAGGTATCTTTCGAGTAATGTTGCTATCATTATGGCACGTTTAAAAAAACACGAAGACTTGTTAGTGTTAAAATCTGGATCCACTGTCCCTGTTATCAATGGCTGTTGTAATTTATTTCATCCCTGTCAATCCTTAGCAGACATTCTCACAATTGTAATGGACTCCCCCAATGACTGGAAAAAGAAAACGTTATGTTACATTGGAGTTCATAATAATGTTGCCAATTCACTTGTTGAAATTACGGCTGCCCTCGGAATCCATTTGATTCTCGTTACACCAATTGCTTCTAAAGAATCGATTGTTACAAATGCAATTGAAAGAGCGCAAAAAAAAGGCACAGTTTCATGGGAAATGGATGTAAAAAAAGCAGTGTCGAACGCTGATTATGTTTACACAGATACTTGGGTGGATATGGAATTTTTTAATGATCCAAAGTTTCAAAAAGAAAAAGAAGAACGGATCCAAATGATGATGCCTTACCAAGTGAATGCGGAACTGATGAAACACACAAAAGCCAAAGTGATGCACGACATGCCCATTCATGCAGGTTATGAAATCACGAGAGATATGGTGGAAAGTGATCGTTCTATTATTTTCACTCAAGCTGAAAATAGGCTCGATGCACAAAAAGCGGTCATCTTAAAACTACTAGAAAATCATAACTAA
- a CDS encoding LEPBI_I2431 family sigma-54 regulated protein: MLNTRRTERIPSIEWDDLVLKIFSINEKPEFLVTKIGNISELGVSSWIQHEIGIKEKDQITGVIESDLTRSRISFRGKIAWMKETENGIQFGIKFAEELILPNFIIARSMAESAA; encoded by the coding sequence ATGTTAAACACAAGAAGAACAGAAAGAATACCATCGATCGAATGGGATGACCTAGTCTTAAAAATTTTTTCCATCAATGAAAAACCAGAGTTTTTGGTCACAAAAATAGGTAACATCTCTGAGCTTGGAGTCAGTAGTTGGATCCAACACGAGATTGGAATCAAAGAAAAGGATCAAATCACTGGTGTCATTGAAAGTGATTTAACACGGTCTCGTATTTCGTTCAGAGGAAAAATAGCTTGGATGAAAGAAACTGAAAATGGAATCCAATTTGGGATCAAATTTGCAGAAGAGTTGATTTTACCGAATTTTATCATCGCAAGATCAATGGCGGAATCAGCAGCATAA
- a CDS encoding cytochrome-c peroxidase yields the protein MLKQIFTPFLMTAVLFSLVFCGPSEETKEIQGKAKQIIGALPEKMPGSENDSEKLISLGKKLYFEKKLSMNESQSCNSCHNIEGKSAGVDNLPTSPGAFGKNGDRNSPTVLNAGFHFVQFWDGRAADLKAQAKGPILNPVEMAMPSEKEVLKRINEDAEYPKLFAEAFPNDKDPVTYDNLAGAIAAFERTLVTPSRFDDFVKGDFKAISKAEQEGFKSFLAAGCTSCHSGNLLGGNSYRKVGLVNEYKTEDLGRFNVTKKPEDKFVFKVPSLRNITLTGPYFHDGKIATIEEAVQKMAYHQLGINLSEEETKKIVLFLGTLADKNRAN from the coding sequence ATGCTTAAACAAATATTTACACCTTTTCTAATGACAGCTGTACTCTTTTCTTTGGTCTTTTGTGGCCCTTCAGAAGAAACAAAAGAAATCCAAGGAAAGGCGAAACAAATCATTGGTGCTTTGCCCGAAAAAATGCCAGGGTCTGAAAATGATTCTGAAAAACTCATTTCACTCGGCAAAAAACTATATTTTGAGAAAAAACTTTCGATGAATGAATCTCAATCCTGTAATTCCTGTCACAATATTGAAGGAAAATCCGCAGGTGTAGATAACCTTCCCACTTCGCCTGGTGCATTCGGCAAGAATGGTGATCGAAATTCACCTACAGTATTAAACGCTGGATTTCACTTTGTCCAATTTTGGGATGGAAGAGCTGCCGACCTAAAAGCACAAGCCAAAGGTCCTATTTTGAATCCAGTGGAAATGGCAATGCCATCCGAAAAAGAAGTACTCAAACGAATCAATGAAGATGCTGAATACCCAAAGTTATTTGCGGAAGCTTTTCCTAATGATAAAGATCCCGTTACTTATGATAATCTTGCGGGGGCAATTGCTGCGTTTGAACGGACACTCGTGACACCTTCCAGATTTGATGACTTTGTAAAGGGAGATTTCAAAGCAATTAGCAAAGCGGAACAAGAAGGGTTTAAGAGTTTTCTTGCTGCAGGTTGTACTTCTTGCCACTCTGGAAATTTACTCGGAGGGAATTCTTACAGAAAAGTAGGTTTAGTAAATGAATACAAAACTGAAGATTTGGGACGTTTTAACGTTACCAAAAAACCCGAAGATAAATTTGTTTTTAAAGTTCCTAGTTTAAGAAACATCACTTTAACTGGCCCTTATTTCCATGATGGAAAAATTGCGACAATTGAAGAAGCTGTTCAAAAAATGGCTTACCACCAATTAGGAATCAATCTTTCTGAAGAAGAAACAAAGAAGATTGTTTTGTTTTTAGGAACGTTGGCTGATAAAAATCGAGCTAACTAG
- a CDS encoding TetR/AcrR family transcriptional regulator, translating to MEKKMLNRLPLRIRKKQNTEELILLVAKQLFQKKGFSQVTVPEIADEADVSVKTIFNYFGAKEELAFREEVQFCDQLILCLLSRKENQSVFDAFQEFIWSLIQSIDPDQLIESLPGFHSWMDDPALEQRYLRLWENYEKRITDALQLEFGHVEFDPTLRVIACQMVSVIKTLGSKDFKNYLKPIPMALRYRALEKWTLRSLELLSGIRDHLQKND from the coding sequence ATGGAAAAGAAGATGTTGAACCGATTACCATTGCGAATTCGAAAAAAGCAAAATACCGAAGAATTGATACTTCTGGTTGCGAAACAATTGTTTCAAAAAAAGGGATTCTCTCAGGTCACAGTTCCTGAAATAGCTGATGAGGCCGATGTCTCGGTAAAAACAATTTTCAATTACTTTGGTGCAAAGGAAGAATTAGCCTTTCGAGAGGAAGTTCAATTCTGTGACCAACTCATCCTTTGTCTTTTGTCTCGAAAGGAAAATCAGTCTGTCTTTGATGCTTTCCAAGAATTCATTTGGTCACTCATACAGTCTATTGACCCTGACCAACTCATCGAATCATTACCCGGATTTCATTCTTGGATGGATGACCCTGCTTTGGAACAAAGGTACCTTCGGTTATGGGAAAATTATGAAAAACGGATTACCGATGCTTTGCAATTGGAATTTGGTCATGTTGAATTCGATCCAACCTTGCGGGTGATTGCCTGCCAAATGGTGTCTGTTATTAAGACACTTGGCTCAAAGGATTTCAAAAACTATCTAAAACCCATCCCGATGGCGCTTCGTTACCGGGCACTGGAAAAATGGACCCTAAGATCCCTCGAACTACTTTCGGGGATCAGGGACCATCTTCAGAAAAACGACTAG
- the pyrE gene encoding orotate phosphoribosyltransferase produces MSHTYRDQLFSWMKTHVYRFSETPFRLASGLESQHYFNCKEVTLHPERLAIIADCFIDEIIPKLNVEFQAIGGLTLGADPIAYAISLAYGKRGKTIFPLVVRKESKGHGTGQQIEGFWKEVKSCLVVDDVITTGGSTLKAVKVLRDAGISVTNGICILDREEGGRENLEKENVSMASIFKKSEFF; encoded by the coding sequence ATGTCCCATACATATCGTGATCAATTATTTTCTTGGATGAAAACCCATGTGTATCGTTTTTCCGAAACACCCTTTCGCCTTGCCAGTGGATTAGAATCCCAACATTATTTTAATTGTAAGGAGGTAACCCTCCATCCTGAACGATTGGCAATTATAGCAGACTGTTTTATTGATGAAATAATTCCAAAATTAAATGTAGAATTCCAAGCGATCGGAGGCTTAACTTTAGGTGCTGATCCAATAGCATACGCTATTTCTTTGGCTTATGGAAAGAGGGGCAAAACGATTTTTCCACTTGTTGTAAGAAAAGAGTCCAAGGGTCATGGAACAGGACAACAAATTGAAGGATTTTGGAAAGAAGTGAAATCTTGTTTGGTTGTTGATGATGTGATCACAACCGGTGGTTCCACATTAAAAGCTGTTAAAGTTTTGAGGGATGCGGGTATTAGTGTCACAAATGGAATTTGTATCCTCGATCGTGAGGAAGGTGGAAGGGAAAATTTGGAGAAAGAAAATGTTTCCATGGCTTCCATTTTTAAAAAGAGTGAGTTTTTCTAA